Proteins from a genomic interval of Candidatus Binataceae bacterium:
- a CDS encoding CoA transferase translates to MDKQTRSPFSAIKVVECGEGISAAFAAKMLADIGAEVVKVESPGGDLTRRRGPFPDDKPDSEKSGLYIYLNANKRGVVADLTRPEGRELLGKLLASADVLIHNVAPADRAAQGLDGAALSAKYPKLIIAGISMFGDSGPYANYKGYELTAANASGWANLSPGASPYADLPPLKAFGSQCDFQAGAHAAFTVMAAHFSRLTSGKGQVIEVSEQETVTAMLENNLVHYTYAGRETSRLGARIIGPWFIADAADGQIFVLAVEEDQWKRLVELMGNPEWAADDLFKDRLSRGANMDALKALMSDWIAGWKVQDLYQAAQNARVPFAPINTMRDLFDNPHLKERDFFVQLDQPGVGKLTLPGMPSRYGATPWALRRPAPRLGQHSEEVYCAELGMTKDQLRALRQAGVA, encoded by the coding sequence GTGGACAAGCAAACGCGATCGCCTTTCAGCGCGATCAAAGTCGTCGAGTGCGGCGAGGGTATCTCGGCCGCCTTCGCCGCCAAGATGCTCGCCGATATCGGCGCCGAAGTCGTCAAGGTCGAGTCGCCGGGCGGAGATTTGACGCGCCGTCGTGGTCCCTTTCCGGACGACAAGCCTGATTCTGAGAAAAGCGGCCTCTACATCTATCTCAATGCGAACAAACGCGGCGTCGTCGCCGACCTCACCCGGCCCGAAGGACGCGAACTGCTCGGCAAGCTGCTCGCGAGCGCCGACGTCCTGATCCATAACGTCGCGCCCGCCGACCGCGCCGCGCAGGGACTCGACGGCGCGGCCCTCTCAGCCAAGTATCCGAAACTGATCATCGCCGGCATCTCGATGTTCGGCGACTCCGGCCCTTATGCGAATTACAAAGGCTACGAGCTGACGGCAGCCAACGCCTCCGGTTGGGCGAATCTCAGTCCGGGCGCGTCGCCCTATGCCGACTTACCGCCGCTCAAGGCGTTCGGCAGCCAGTGCGATTTCCAGGCGGGCGCGCACGCCGCATTCACCGTTATGGCCGCGCACTTCAGCCGGCTCACTTCGGGCAAAGGGCAGGTGATCGAGGTCTCGGAGCAGGAGACCGTCACTGCGATGCTCGAGAACAACCTGGTCCATTACACATACGCCGGCCGCGAAACCTCGCGCCTGGGCGCGCGCATAATCGGACCCTGGTTTATCGCCGACGCCGCCGACGGCCAAATCTTTGTGCTCGCGGTCGAAGAAGACCAGTGGAAGCGGCTGGTCGAGCTGATGGGCAATCCCGAATGGGCCGCCGACGATCTCTTCAAGGACCGCCTGAGCCGCGGCGCGAACATGGACGCCCTCAAAGCCCTGATGTCAGACTGGATCGCCGGATGGAAAGTGCAGGACCTCTATCAGGCCGCCCAGAACGCCCGCGTCCCCTTCGCGCCGATCAACACCATGCGCGACCTCTTCGACAATCCGCATTTGAAGGAACGTGATTTCTTCGTGCAACTCGATCAACCCGGCGTCGGCAAATTGACCCTGCCCGGGATGCCGTCGCGCTACGGCGCGACGCCGTGGGCGCTCCGGCGTCCGGCGCCGCGACTCGGTCAGCATAGCGAGGAAGTTTACTGTGCCGAACTGGGCATGACCAAAGATCAGCTAAGGGCTTTGCGCCAGGCGGGCGTGGCCTGA
- a CDS encoding CoA transferase: MANAPLDGIRVLDFTWAWAGPFCTMQLAHLGAEVIRAECTLRPCVTRYLPPFADDVPGHNRAGYFNQYSQGKKSILLNLAKPETVELVCEMVKQCDIVVDNFAAGVMQKLGLGYDKLRKFRPDLIQISMSGYGQTGPFKGFVGYGPPASAAAGLFFGTGYRGLEPAEIGISYPDPNAGVFGAFALLAALNQRAMTGEGQYIDQSQLEAVLVLMPEGLMQYEMTKREPVRAGNRDIVMAPHECYRAAGDDQWVSIAVGSEEEWRALCGVMGNPALADDARFKTAPLRKQNEDALDELVTAWTIKQDRWEVARKLQAVGVAAFPSLSNKDVAEDPHLSERGYLVQLDHPEIGKRKHAGIPWKMSGTPCAVRSSAPIRGADTEQVLKSLLGYTSDRVEQLRKTGVLV; this comes from the coding sequence ATGGCAAATGCGCCACTTGATGGAATCCGCGTACTCGACTTCACCTGGGCCTGGGCTGGTCCTTTCTGCACGATGCAGCTCGCGCATCTCGGCGCCGAAGTAATTCGCGCGGAATGCACCCTGCGCCCCTGCGTGACGCGCTACCTTCCGCCCTTCGCCGACGACGTCCCCGGGCACAATCGCGCCGGCTACTTCAATCAGTATAGCCAGGGCAAGAAGAGCATCCTGCTCAACCTGGCTAAGCCCGAGACCGTCGAACTTGTCTGCGAGATGGTCAAGCAATGCGACATCGTCGTGGATAATTTCGCCGCGGGCGTGATGCAGAAGCTCGGGCTCGGCTACGACAAGCTGCGGAAATTCCGTCCTGATCTTATCCAGATCTCGATGTCCGGCTACGGCCAGACCGGACCCTTCAAGGGCTTCGTCGGCTATGGTCCGCCCGCTTCCGCTGCGGCCGGGCTATTCTTCGGCACCGGCTATCGCGGTCTCGAACCGGCCGAAATCGGCATCTCCTATCCCGACCCCAACGCCGGCGTCTTCGGCGCCTTCGCGCTGCTCGCCGCCTTAAATCAGCGCGCGATGACCGGCGAGGGCCAGTATATCGATCAGTCGCAACTCGAGGCCGTACTGGTCTTGATGCCCGAGGGACTGATGCAGTACGAGATGACCAAGCGCGAGCCGGTGCGCGCGGGTAATCGCGACATCGTGATGGCGCCGCACGAATGCTATCGCGCGGCGGGCGACGACCAGTGGGTTTCGATCGCGGTCGGCAGCGAGGAGGAGTGGCGCGCGCTGTGTGGTGTGATGGGCAATCCCGCCCTCGCGGATGACGCTCGCTTCAAGACTGCACCGCTGCGCAAGCAAAACGAGGACGCGCTCGATGAGCTGGTTACCGCGTGGACAATCAAGCAGGATCGCTGGGAGGTCGCGCGCAAACTGCAGGCCGTCGGTGTCGCGGCCTTTCCCTCGCTCAGCAACAAGGACGTTGCCGAAGACCCGCATCTGAGCGAGCGCGGCTACCTCGTGCAGCTCGATCATCCGGAAATTGGCAAGCGCAAACATGCCGGGATTCCGTGGAAGATGTCGGGCACACCCTGTGCGGTCCGTTCATCCGCGCCCATTCGCGGCGCCGATACCGAGCAGGTCTTGAAGTCTTTGCTCGGCTATACCAGCGACCGCGTCGAGCAACTGCGCAAAACCGGCGTCCTCGTCTGA
- a CDS encoding CoA transferase, with translation MKPLPLDDLRVLDLTHYYNGPYATMLLGYLGADVIKIEAPPYGDGIRALYRSPGKPFGIPFALVNSNKRAITLNLKSEEGRALFKRLVTRADIVVENFAAGTMDKLGVGWETLRALNPKLIYASGTGYGLTGPNRNLPAFDPVVQANTGVMAVTGEIDGPPLKAGPAVVDILGATHLFAGILAAVRQRDRTGTGLMVELSLQESTIPSLSSHIGARGMGIQQLRDGNRSPGGYVVPYNTYPAADGWVMILASDNPRWRKLCTLMGHPELGDDARFATLAARRQRQDEVDQIVAAWTQQQTRQEIMDMLAANDVLGGIVNDLDEVMADPHLHERGSLRKIDHPELGTMTIFTSPLRLDGEPNVPRSPAPTLGKDNDQFYATELGLNAGEIASLRDRKVI, from the coding sequence ATGAAACCACTGCCCCTCGACGATCTGCGAGTCCTCGATCTGACGCATTACTACAATGGCCCCTACGCCACGATGCTGCTCGGCTACCTCGGCGCCGACGTCATCAAAATAGAAGCTCCGCCGTATGGCGACGGGATTCGCGCGCTCTATCGCTCTCCGGGCAAGCCTTTCGGCATCCCGTTCGCACTGGTGAATTCCAACAAACGCGCGATCACCCTCAACCTCAAGAGCGAAGAGGGCCGCGCACTCTTCAAGCGGCTCGTCACCAGGGCCGATATAGTCGTCGAGAATTTCGCTGCCGGCACGATGGACAAGCTGGGCGTCGGCTGGGAGACGCTACGCGCGCTCAACCCGAAACTGATCTACGCCTCGGGCACCGGCTACGGCCTGACCGGGCCCAATCGCAATCTGCCGGCCTTCGATCCGGTCGTGCAGGCCAACACCGGCGTGATGGCGGTGACCGGCGAGATCGACGGCCCGCCCTTGAAAGCCGGTCCCGCCGTCGTCGATATTCTCGGCGCAACCCATCTGTTCGCCGGAATCCTCGCGGCGGTGCGTCAGCGCGATCGCACCGGCACCGGGCTGATGGTGGAGCTCTCGCTGCAGGAATCGACTATCCCGAGCCTCTCATCGCATATCGGCGCACGCGGGATGGGTATCCAACAACTTCGCGACGGCAATCGGTCACCGGGTGGCTACGTCGTGCCTTACAATACCTACCCGGCCGCCGACGGCTGGGTGATGATCCTGGCATCGGATAACCCGCGCTGGCGAAAGCTGTGCACGCTGATGGGTCATCCCGAACTGGGTGATGACGCGCGCTTCGCCACCCTCGCGGCGCGACGCCAGCGGCAGGACGAAGTTGATCAGATCGTCGCGGCGTGGACGCAGCAGCAAACTCGTCAGGAAATCATGGATATGCTCGCCGCCAACGACGTCCTCGGCGGAATCGTCAACGACCTCGACGAGGTGATGGCGGACCCGCATCTGCACGAGCGCGGCTCGTTGCGCAAAATCGACCATCCGGAACTCGGCACGATGACGATCTTCACCTCGCCGCTCCGCCTCGACGGCGAGCCCAACGTTCCGCGCTCGCCGGCGCCTACGCTAGGCAAGGACAATGATCAGTTCTACGCGACTGAGCTTGGTCTCAACGCTGGCGAAATCGCGTCACTGCGCGATCGCAAAGTGATCTGA
- a CDS encoding CoA transferase — MESPIKPGPLAGIRVLDLGHYIAIPILTRMMADLGAEVIKVEAAPLGDLTRFMPYMREGYSGGFIQHNRGKQSICVDIKTAEGVEIVRTLARQCDVVTENYSPGVLPKHGLGYEDLRKENPRLIMCSISGFGQDGPMRDRMGNDTVALAMSGLMHLTGNADGPPVYVGLFIADENAGVHGLAAVCAALYHRERTGVDQYIDLSLLECMFHLHDTALQYYVMSEGKLNPNRFGSHHYLLAPCGIFKARDGYVVITVVDHHWERFCDALGRREWMTDPRFADRDDRAANRMELATLIEQWLQSFATREEPLAILEKARILSAPVLDIAQIANHPVITERGAMQKIDHPGIGPIALPKSPFRMSETPAMIRARTPLLGEHNEKVLGGYLGYSADKIAALTKAGILVQEPHVAELRADGQIA; from the coding sequence ATGGAGAGCCCGATCAAACCTGGACCGCTGGCCGGAATCCGCGTGCTGGACCTCGGTCATTACATCGCGATTCCGATCCTGACGCGGATGATGGCCGACCTGGGCGCGGAAGTGATCAAGGTCGAAGCTGCGCCGCTCGGCGATCTGACGCGCTTCATGCCCTACATGCGCGAGGGCTACAGCGGCGGGTTCATCCAGCACAATCGCGGCAAGCAGAGTATCTGCGTTGACATCAAGACCGCGGAAGGCGTCGAGATCGTGCGCACACTCGCGCGCCAATGCGACGTGGTGACCGAGAATTACAGCCCCGGCGTCCTGCCCAAGCACGGCCTCGGCTACGAGGATTTGCGCAAGGAGAATCCGCGCCTGATCATGTGCTCGATTTCGGGCTTCGGCCAGGATGGGCCGATGCGCGATCGGATGGGCAATGACACCGTCGCGCTGGCGATGAGCGGCCTGATGCATTTGACCGGAAATGCGGACGGCCCGCCAGTCTATGTGGGGCTCTTCATCGCGGACGAGAACGCGGGCGTGCACGGACTCGCCGCAGTCTGCGCCGCACTCTACCATCGCGAAAGAACCGGCGTCGACCAGTATATCGATCTTTCGCTGCTCGAATGCATGTTTCATCTGCACGACACGGCGCTGCAGTACTACGTGATGAGCGAAGGCAAGTTGAATCCGAACCGCTTCGGTTCGCATCACTACCTGCTCGCGCCCTGCGGAATTTTCAAGGCGCGTGACGGCTATGTCGTGATCACGGTCGTGGACCATCATTGGGAGCGCTTCTGCGACGCGCTCGGGCGTCGCGAATGGATGACTGATCCACGCTTCGCCGATCGCGATGATCGGGCGGCCAACCGGATGGAGCTGGCAACGCTGATCGAGCAGTGGCTGCAATCCTTCGCGACGCGCGAAGAACCGCTGGCGATACTGGAAAAGGCGCGCATTCTGAGTGCGCCGGTCCTGGATATCGCCCAGATCGCCAACCATCCGGTGATTACGGAGCGCGGCGCGATGCAGAAGATTGATCATCCGGGGATCGGGCCGATCGCGCTGCCGAAGTCGCCATTTCGCATGTCGGAAACGCCGGCGATGATCCGTGCGCGGACGCCGCTTCTGGGCGAGCACAACGAAAAGGTTCTGGGTGGCTATCTCGGATACTCAGCCGACAAGATCGCGGCGCTGACGAAGGCCGGGATTCTCGTACAGGAGCCGCACGTCGCCGAGCTGCGCGCCGACGGCCAAATCGCCTAG
- a CDS encoding NADPH-dependent FMN reductase, which produces MVTLVGILGSVTPPGRSLRALEYTLEAARAADPALACVGLNLADYKLAFADGRPPEAFRDDTATVVARITLAEALLLFSPVYRGSFSGSLKNLLDHLPVEALRGKPCGIVAIGATPHHYLGVDWHLRDVLTWFGALIAPTSVYLSSSDFVEGAPNEAARRELRELVNTLLTLRVARAAGVLGPAPLAARR; this is translated from the coding sequence ATGGTAACACTGGTTGGAATCCTGGGTAGTGTGACGCCGCCGGGGCGCTCGTTGCGCGCGCTCGAATATACGCTCGAGGCGGCGCGCGCGGCCGATCCGGCGCTCGCCTGCGTCGGCCTCAATCTCGCCGATTACAAACTTGCGTTCGCTGACGGCCGGCCGCCCGAAGCCTTCCGCGACGATACCGCAACCGTCGTCGCGCGCATCACGCTCGCCGAGGCGTTGCTGCTCTTCAGTCCGGTCTATCGCGGCTCGTTCTCGGGCTCACTCAAGAATCTGCTCGACCATCTGCCGGTGGAGGCGCTGCGCGGCAAGCCCTGCGGGATCGTCGCGATCGGCGCCACGCCGCATCATTATCTCGGCGTGGACTGGCATCTGCGCGACGTTCTGACCTGGTTCGGAGCGCTGATTGCCCCGACCAGCGTCTATCTCTCATCGAGCGATTTTGTGGAGGGCGCGCCGAACGAAGCCGCGCGGCGCGAGCTGCGGGAATTGGTGAACACGCTCCTGACCTTGCGCGTGGCGCGCGCCGCCGGAGTATTGGGTCCCGCGCCGCTCGCCGCCCGCCGCTAG
- a CDS encoding glutathione S-transferase family protein encodes MGRLRLYQFADSPFCAKVRKILDYKGAPYDLVEVDYLNRAELLEASGQLMVPALTLESGETIADSDRIAERLETEYPEPTIFPAQWRGIHRALARYFDSELEDALFRAAIPAMLAYWRQRGSGYEALWRLIRERKYGAGFCDQMVRDHAQNRERAASMLAPLDEDLSGRAFILGRIGYADFALYGQLASFAIGGKLDLGPLVNLHAFYDRMDRITAVLDAE; translated from the coding sequence ATGGGAAGATTACGCCTCTATCAGTTCGCGGACAGCCCCTTCTGCGCAAAGGTGCGCAAAATTCTCGATTACAAGGGTGCCCCGTACGATCTCGTCGAGGTGGACTATCTCAATCGCGCGGAGTTGCTCGAAGCTTCCGGGCAACTGATGGTGCCGGCGCTGACGCTTGAGAGTGGCGAGACGATCGCGGATTCCGATCGGATCGCTGAACGGCTCGAGACGGAATATCCGGAGCCGACGATTTTCCCGGCACAGTGGCGCGGAATCCATCGTGCGCTCGCGCGCTACTTCGACAGCGAACTCGAAGATGCACTATTTCGCGCCGCGATTCCGGCGATGCTTGCTTATTGGAGGCAGCGCGGTAGTGGCTACGAGGCGCTGTGGCGATTAATCCGCGAGCGCAAATACGGCGCGGGTTTCTGCGACCAAATGGTCCGCGATCATGCGCAAAATCGCGAGCGCGCGGCGTCGATGCTCGCGCCGCTCGACGAGGATTTGAGCGGGCGCGCGTTTATCCTCGGCCGGATCGGCTATGCGGACTTTGCGCTGTACGGACAGCTAGCCAGTTTCGCGATCGGCGGAAAGCTCGATCTGGGGCCGCTGGTTAATCTACACGCCTTCTACGATCGGATGGATCGGATCACGGCGGTGCTCGACGCGGAATAG
- a CDS encoding SDR family oxidoreductase: MGRLDGKIALVMGGGANGPPNPGEPLSIGNGRATAIMCARAGAAVMVADLDAALAHQTAAAIRAEEGRADSFAADVAREEDCRRAVEEAVRRFGALHLLVNNVGIAIGRSLLNTTIDEFNTMYEVNLRSQFLMMRCAVPEMIKAGGGAIVNVSSVAAIMAGSGIAYEATKAAILGLSRSVAVRYARDGVRCNTILPGLINSSMVRREIGDREARVAPRIPMGRQGTPWEIAKAVVFLLSDDASYITGTTLIVDGGISAGEGMRRSRDGQR; the protein is encoded by the coding sequence ATGGGACGACTTGACGGAAAAATCGCGCTGGTCATGGGCGGCGGCGCTAACGGTCCACCCAATCCGGGCGAACCGCTCTCGATCGGCAATGGGCGCGCAACTGCGATTATGTGTGCGCGCGCGGGCGCGGCGGTAATGGTCGCCGATCTTGACGCCGCGCTCGCGCATCAAACCGCCGCGGCGATTCGCGCCGAAGAAGGCCGCGCGGATTCTTTCGCCGCAGACGTTGCCAGGGAGGAGGATTGCCGGCGCGCGGTGGAAGAAGCGGTGCGGCGCTTCGGCGCACTGCATCTGTTGGTCAACAATGTTGGAATCGCGATCGGCCGCTCGCTGCTTAACACCACGATCGACGAATTCAACACGATGTACGAGGTCAACCTGCGCAGCCAATTCCTGATGATGCGATGCGCGGTGCCCGAAATGATCAAGGCGGGCGGCGGCGCGATCGTCAATGTATCGTCGGTGGCGGCGATTATGGCGGGCAGCGGAATCGCCTACGAAGCGACCAAGGCCGCAATCCTCGGACTCTCGCGCTCCGTCGCGGTGCGTTACGCGCGCGATGGCGTGCGCTGCAACACGATCCTGCCTGGATTGATCAACTCTTCGATGGTCCGGCGGGAGATCGGCGACCGTGAGGCGCGTGTCGCCCCGCGAATCCCGATGGGGCGCCAAGGGACGCCCTGGGAAATTGCCAAGGCGGTGGTTTTTCTGCTTTCAGACGACGCCTCGTACATCACCGGCACGACGCTCATCGTCGACGGCGGCATCAGCGCCGGCGAAGGTATGAGGCGGTCGCGGGACGGTCAACGCTAG
- a CDS encoding NAD(P)/FAD-dependent oxidoreductase, with protein MEKPDNLSKPAAPIGFAARPTRSQEFYDRIKQKFAEERDLRLGYRPEGTAQYLTEFEGDLARYEIDTYASEPTPRAPINDTVECLFIGGGFSALLTSARLRERGVESIRIVERGADVGGTWYWNRYPGVACDVPSYDYLPLLDELDYVPKDHYARGPEIFAHCQAIARKYNLYELAVFQTTVTSTVWDEADGMWHLTTDRGDHMKARFVICANGTLSKPKLAKIRGMESFKGHSFHTSRWDYAYTKPDLSGLEEKVVGIIGTGATAVQAVPDLGAAAKELYVFQRTPSSIDIRDDWPTDPNWARRLAPGWQTERRLRARMQPQMQLNEAQKAKLAAMSREEKIRQQENANIEAMMRIHQRIDQIVKNKQTAEALKPWYMLMCKRPCFHNDYLPTFNRPNVHLIDTHGAGITEIREQGPVFNGKQYELDVLIYATGFEVQKTGIYNQIKGAQGLDLNDKYRDGIRTLLGIHSQGYPNLFIMGGYQASFQFNLTDMLQAQGDHIAACIDYARRNDYRTLDAAPDAEEWWVQEVIRHRGKTGRNQECTPGYYNFEGESQRRQDGNYNGGFYQYCNNLTEVQARMREHFVFTRQ; from the coding sequence ATGGAAAAGCCGGACAATCTGTCCAAGCCCGCCGCTCCGATTGGGTTCGCCGCGAGACCTACGCGCTCGCAGGAGTTCTACGATCGGATCAAACAAAAATTCGCCGAAGAACGCGATTTGCGCCTCGGCTATCGACCCGAGGGTACCGCACAGTACCTCACTGAGTTTGAGGGCGATCTCGCGAGGTACGAGATCGACACCTACGCCAGCGAGCCGACGCCGCGCGCGCCGATTAACGATACGGTCGAGTGCCTGTTCATCGGCGGCGGCTTCTCTGCCCTGCTCACCTCCGCCCGCTTGCGCGAGCGCGGCGTCGAAAGCATTCGCATCGTCGAGCGCGGCGCCGATGTCGGCGGCACGTGGTATTGGAATCGCTACCCCGGGGTCGCCTGCGACGTCCCCTCTTATGACTATTTGCCCCTGCTCGACGAGCTCGACTACGTGCCGAAGGATCACTATGCCCGCGGCCCGGAGATCTTTGCCCATTGCCAGGCGATCGCGCGCAAGTACAATCTCTACGAGCTCGCGGTCTTCCAAACTACCGTCACCTCAACTGTGTGGGATGAGGCCGACGGGATGTGGCATCTCACCACCGATCGCGGCGATCATATGAAGGCGCGTTTCGTAATCTGCGCGAACGGCACCCTGTCCAAACCCAAGCTCGCCAAAATCCGCGGTATGGAGTCGTTCAAGGGCCATTCCTTCCACACCTCGCGATGGGACTACGCTTATACGAAGCCGGACCTGTCGGGGCTCGAGGAGAAGGTTGTCGGCATCATCGGCACGGGCGCGACGGCGGTTCAGGCTGTCCCCGATCTCGGCGCCGCGGCCAAAGAATTGTACGTATTTCAGCGCACGCCCTCCTCTATCGATATCCGCGACGATTGGCCGACCGATCCCAATTGGGCGCGGAGGCTGGCGCCGGGATGGCAGACCGAGCGGCGCTTGCGCGCGCGGATGCAGCCGCAGATGCAGTTGAACGAAGCCCAAAAGGCCAAGCTTGCCGCGATGTCGCGCGAGGAGAAGATCCGCCAGCAGGAGAACGCGAACATCGAAGCCATGATGCGGATTCATCAGCGCATCGATCAGATCGTCAAGAACAAGCAGACCGCTGAGGCGCTCAAACCCTGGTATATGTTGATGTGCAAGCGCCCCTGCTTTCACAACGACTACCTGCCGACGTTCAATCGCCCTAATGTCCATCTGATCGATACGCACGGCGCGGGTATCACTGAAATCCGCGAGCAGGGACCTGTTTTCAACGGCAAGCAGTATGAGCTCGACGTCCTCATCTACGCCACCGGCTTCGAGGTGCAGAAGACCGGTATCTACAACCAGATCAAGGGCGCGCAGGGCCTCGACCTTAACGACAAATACCGCGACGGCATTCGCACACTGCTGGGAATCCATTCGCAAGGCTATCCCAACCTTTTCATCATGGGCGGTTATCAGGCCTCCTTCCAGTTCAATCTGACGGATATGCTGCAGGCGCAGGGCGATCACATCGCCGCGTGCATCGACTACGCGCGCCGCAATGACTATCGCACCCTCGACGCTGCTCCGGACGCGGAGGAGTGGTGGGTGCAGGAGGTCATCCGGCATCGCGGCAAGACCGGGCGTAATCAGGAATGCACCCCCGGTTACTACAACTTCGAGGGTGAGTCGCAGCGACGGCAGGACGGCAACTACAACGGCGGCTTCTATCAATACTGCAACAACCTGACCGAAGTGCAGGCGCGGATGCGCGAGCACTTCGTCTTCACGCGGCAGTAA
- a CDS encoding VOC family protein: MIKSVFHVNVNVTDFDRSLAFYKMLGFKVVLDIGEGPNKGNDIGLNIPNSVARAALLSLSDDPRATRIDLIEWKEPRTAGAAYPHLYHAGIARIALFTKNLDEEYQRLKAAGVAMVSEPVVIRFGNKAGAKFFCFKDPDGTFLELIEPFNG; the protein is encoded by the coding sequence ATGATTAAGTCAGTTTTTCACGTCAACGTAAACGTGACCGATTTCGATCGCTCGCTGGCCTTCTACAAGATGCTCGGCTTCAAGGTCGTGCTCGATATCGGCGAAGGGCCGAATAAGGGCAACGACATCGGTCTGAATATTCCAAACAGTGTCGCCCGCGCCGCGCTCCTCTCTTTGAGTGACGACCCGCGGGCGACGCGGATCGATTTGATCGAATGGAAGGAACCGCGCACCGCGGGCGCCGCCTACCCTCATCTGTACCACGCCGGGATCGCGCGGATCGCGCTCTTTACGAAAAATCTCGACGAGGAATACCAGCGTCTGAAGGCCGCCGGCGTCGCGATGGTATCTGAGCCGGTGGTTATCCGCTTCGGCAATAAGGCCGGCGCGAAATTCTTCTGCTTCAAGGATCCGGACGGCACGTTTTTGGAATTGATCGAACCTTTCAACGGCTAG